In one Corallococcus sp. EGB genomic region, the following are encoded:
- a CDS encoding cytochrome C, with the protein MAGRASLVATLASLTVACGGPESAEAVAPSVQEPELAVQGEALSLGDLLGGGNGGSSSAPVGLALEVDNGKGVPIKVKAGQTFWVNQIDLRASITASKDEGVDGLRQNSDFLVIGWNGVRLADQEFVGLANADGTFTRRRFYRDAAWMKAPSLFTVEPVDALGLLTGAPVLLNIGTDDTRRTETDDFFIRRMRAIQWTRDCRSLTDCDGARAYEEEALVELRNAYAHAKKQTLTFNSRTVGLRLRWSLRPFAPYYIPVTQVSKPEYDYGFAIDIKPLTAPRKDGTYAPGSDVTFQMTLKDGKGKALHKPGRLPTYNEVAPPGAPGSPAGIQYYQAFFNPTTTYYRRKHQERMMMTQLIGPAQDIQPIRSIVDLEAFLDDSQDVQTIATPARDGVYAQFMTFPPANKLFGGAFFPTEGRWDAPVSDTWTYHLPADAKPGTYLVTAKARRAYMGEDRPASRTIEIQVGTKTHTDAVLTTGPCNTCHSKGGELSEVLHANDNRAACASCHAPLGFELEGPIFVRTHFIHSRSNRFDAPLEKCTSCHLKQETTQRTSKAACLSCHKSYPDSHVAKFGPIESMYVGGGRESFQQCTGSCHKTHPGSGF; encoded by the coding sequence ATGGCGGGCCGCGCGAGCCTGGTGGCAACGCTGGCCAGCCTGACGGTGGCGTGCGGTGGTCCGGAGTCCGCGGAGGCGGTGGCCCCCTCCGTCCAGGAGCCGGAGCTGGCGGTCCAGGGCGAGGCGCTGTCGCTGGGAGACCTCCTGGGCGGCGGCAACGGCGGGTCGTCCTCCGCGCCGGTGGGCCTGGCGCTGGAGGTGGACAACGGCAAGGGCGTGCCCATCAAGGTGAAGGCGGGGCAGACCTTCTGGGTGAACCAGATTGACCTGCGCGCCTCCATCACCGCGTCCAAGGACGAGGGCGTGGACGGCCTGCGCCAGAACAGCGACTTCCTGGTCATTGGCTGGAACGGCGTGCGCCTGGCGGACCAGGAGTTCGTGGGCCTGGCCAACGCGGACGGCACCTTCACCCGCCGCCGCTTCTACCGGGACGCGGCATGGATGAAGGCGCCCAGCCTCTTCACGGTGGAGCCGGTGGACGCGCTCGGCCTGCTGACGGGCGCGCCGGTGCTGTTGAACATCGGCACGGACGACACCCGCCGCACGGAGACGGACGACTTCTTCATCCGCCGCATGCGCGCCATCCAGTGGACGCGCGACTGCCGCTCGCTCACGGACTGCGACGGCGCCCGGGCCTACGAGGAAGAGGCCCTGGTGGAGCTGCGCAACGCGTACGCCCACGCGAAGAAGCAGACCCTCACCTTCAACTCCCGCACGGTGGGGCTGCGCCTGCGCTGGAGCCTGCGCCCGTTCGCCCCGTACTACATCCCGGTCACCCAGGTCTCCAAGCCGGAGTACGACTACGGCTTCGCCATCGACATCAAGCCCCTGACGGCGCCCCGCAAGGACGGCACGTACGCCCCCGGGTCGGACGTCACCTTCCAGATGACCCTGAAGGACGGCAAGGGCAAGGCCCTGCACAAGCCCGGGCGCCTCCCAACCTACAATGAGGTCGCACCTCCGGGCGCTCCCGGCAGCCCGGCGGGGATCCAGTACTATCAGGCCTTCTTCAACCCCACGACGACCTACTATCGCCGCAAGCACCAGGAACGGATGATGATGACGCAGCTCATCGGGCCGGCGCAGGACATCCAGCCCATCCGGAGCATCGTCGACCTGGAGGCCTTCCTGGATGACTCGCAGGACGTGCAGACCATCGCCACTCCGGCGCGCGACGGCGTCTATGCGCAGTTCATGACCTTCCCCCCCGCCAACAAGCTCTTCGGCGGCGCCTTCTTCCCCACCGAGGGCCGCTGGGACGCCCCCGTGAGCGACACCTGGACCTACCACCTGCCCGCGGACGCGAAGCCCGGCACCTACCTGGTGACCGCCAAGGCGCGCCGCGCGTACATGGGCGAGGACCGGCCGGCGTCGCGCACCATCGAAATCCAGGTGGGGACGAAGACCCACACGGACGCGGTGCTGACCACGGGTCCGTGCAACACCTGCCACAGCAAGGGCGGCGAGCTGAGCGAGGTCCTGCATGCGAACGACAACCGCGCCGCGTGCGCGTCGTGCCATGCTCCGCTGGGCTTCGAACTGGAAGGTCCCATCTTCGTGCGCACGCACTTCATCCACTCGCGCTCCAACCGCTTCGACGCGCCCCTGGAGAAGTGCACTTCCTGCCACCTGAAGCAGGAGACCACGCAGCGCACCAGCAAGGCCGCCTGCCTGTCGTGCCACAAGAGCTACCCGGACAGCCACGTGGCGAAGTTCGGCCCCATCGAGAGCATGTACGTCGGCGGGGGCCGCGAGTCGTTCCAGCAGTGCACCGGCAGCTGCCACAAGACACACCCCGGCAGCGGCTTCTAG
- a CDS encoding ATP-binding protein, producing MSTAHTLTVEDGAFFHHASDILSGLLGLGALVALVMVLRNALGPMHAERLQSEQRLHLFMDGVSDYALCFLEPDGKVSCWSTGAERLTGWTSSDIVGQHVEVLHVPDVVARGMPASHRERAARERRLQSEGWRLRKDGSRFWAETLLTALYAECGTLQGFAEVTRDITERKRTERMQALLAEAGRVLQPQAGAKELAAALTRLCVPEIADACVLYLPDGSGDVRPGAVACADAATQARLWEPLMRRPSPEEPGPARVVHTGRAERFAEVDADRLPSSVSGSTCAELWRALGVRSALSVPLVVDDRVLGALCLLSTRPHRHYGAVDQAFLEELSARAALALDNARLMAATQNALELIGVAAHDLGTPLSSLQLRLRRMRLQCAPAHGEDSRLREGLLLAEDETKRLGQLVHNLLDLSRLSGGRLVLQSQSMDLAELAHEVATRHEDQAAAAGCALTVHAHTGSTGRWDRQRLDRVLTNLLSNALKFGRGQPVEVRVDVDEGTHRVRMSVRDHGVGIPPDAQQRLFTRFERVTTDSRAPGFGLGLYIVRQLVEAHGGTIRVHSRPGEGSEFTVELPFTPEAQKEVQNMIRA from the coding sequence CTGCAGAGCGAACAGCGGCTGCACCTGTTCATGGATGGCGTGAGCGACTACGCGCTGTGCTTCCTGGAGCCGGACGGAAAGGTGTCCTGCTGGAGCACGGGCGCGGAGCGGCTCACCGGCTGGACGTCCTCCGACATCGTGGGCCAGCACGTGGAGGTGCTGCACGTGCCGGACGTGGTGGCGCGCGGGATGCCCGCGTCCCACCGCGAGCGGGCCGCGCGCGAGCGGCGCCTCCAGTCCGAGGGCTGGCGGCTGCGCAAGGACGGCTCGCGCTTCTGGGCGGAGACGCTGCTCACCGCGCTGTACGCGGAGTGCGGCACGCTGCAGGGCTTCGCGGAGGTGACGCGCGACATCACCGAGCGCAAGCGCACCGAGCGCATGCAGGCGCTGCTCGCGGAGGCCGGCCGCGTGCTCCAGCCGCAGGCCGGCGCCAAGGAGCTGGCCGCCGCGCTCACCCGCCTGTGCGTGCCGGAGATCGCCGACGCGTGCGTGCTCTACCTGCCGGACGGCAGCGGCGACGTGCGCCCCGGCGCGGTGGCGTGCGCGGACGCGGCCACCCAGGCGCGGCTGTGGGAGCCGCTGATGCGCCGGCCGTCGCCGGAGGAGCCCGGCCCCGCGCGCGTCGTCCACACCGGCCGCGCCGAGCGCTTCGCGGAGGTGGACGCGGACCGGCTGCCGTCCTCCGTGAGCGGCAGCACCTGCGCGGAGCTGTGGCGCGCCCTGGGCGTGCGCTCCGCGCTGAGCGTGCCGCTCGTGGTGGATGACCGCGTGCTGGGCGCGCTGTGTCTGCTGTCCACCCGACCGCACCGCCACTACGGCGCGGTGGACCAGGCCTTCCTGGAGGAGCTGTCCGCGCGCGCCGCGCTGGCGCTGGACAACGCCCGCCTGATGGCGGCGACGCAGAACGCGCTGGAGCTCATCGGCGTGGCGGCGCACGACCTGGGCACCCCGCTGAGCTCGCTGCAGCTGCGCCTGCGCCGCATGCGCCTGCAGTGCGCGCCCGCGCACGGCGAGGACTCGCGCCTGCGCGAGGGCCTGCTCCTGGCCGAGGACGAGACGAAGCGCCTGGGCCAGCTGGTGCACAACCTGCTGGACCTGTCGCGGCTGTCCGGCGGCCGGCTGGTGCTCCAGTCGCAGTCCATGGACCTGGCGGAGCTGGCGCACGAGGTGGCCACCCGCCACGAGGACCAGGCCGCCGCCGCCGGCTGCGCCCTCACCGTCCACGCCCACACCGGCTCCACCGGCCGCTGGGACCGCCAGCGCCTGGACCGCGTCCTCACCAACCTGCTCAGCAACGCCCTCAAGTTCGGCCGGGGCCAGCCCGTGGAGGTGCGGGTGGATGTGGATGAGGGCACACACCGGGTCCGCATGTCGGTGCGGGACCACGGGGTCGGCATTCCCCCGGACGCCCAGCAGCGCCTGTTCACCCGCTTCGAGCGGGTCACGACGGACAGCCGCGCGCCGGGCTTCGGACTGGGCCTCTACATCGTCCGGCAGCTCGTGGAGGCCCACGGCGGCACCATCCGCGTCCACTCGCGGCCCGGAGAGGGCTCGGAGTTCACCGTCGAACTCCCGTTCACCCCGGAAGCACAGAAGGAGGTCCAAAACATGATTCGAGCCTGA